A stretch of Lathyrus oleraceus cultivar Zhongwan6 chromosome 6, CAAS_Psat_ZW6_1.0, whole genome shotgun sequence DNA encodes these proteins:
- the LOC127094210 gene encoding uncharacterized protein LOC127094210, with product MHNFIEGLKGQTRMLLDTSARATIRTMIEPQVKDLIENMLLNEYHLKSERSVKIETTGTPKDVLPSSSGGFKSNTVDNPKNETCNDLEAGFEVITNIGKDKVVEEVLIEKDDVGSEKEGSENQSDKVEKGVTIEQLIDKKSPWRRTKKQILNDHNPELPNCVKPPYPLIKKRPLQEDEAWLFTGFKEMLTKLQELLTVIKQKLDKEHVNMTEKCDTTLLHTMLTKLKDLSKFTISCIIGGVESPHALCDLGSSINLTPLNKANELNLGAIMPSDVTLTLADLFVNHPHGVLQDVLLYVDGLVFPANFVVVDMKGDTWGSVILRCPFLEI from the exons ATGCATAATTTTATTGAAGGTCTCAAGGGTCAAACTCGCATGCTTCTAGATACTTCTGCGAGAGCCACAATCAGAACCATGATAGAACCACAAGTTAAAGACTTGATTGAAAATATgttattgaatgaatatcatttAAAGAGTGAAAGATCAGTGAAAATTGAAACTACAGGAACACCAAAAG ACGTTTTACCTAGTTCTAGTGGAGGATTTAAAAGTAACACTGTGGATAATCCTAAAAATGAGACATGCAATGATTTAGAAGCAGGTTTTGAGGTAATCACCAACATAGGTAAGGATAAAGTAGTGGAAGAGGTCTTGATTGAAAAGGACGATGTAGGGTCTGAGAAAGAGGGGAGTGAAAATCAGAGTGACAAAGTTGAGAAAGGGGTCACCATTGAGCAATTGATAGACAAAAAATCCCCTTGGAGAAGGACTAAGAAACAAATTCTTAATGACCATAACCCAGAGCTACCAAATTGCGTGAAACCACCATATCCATTAATTAAGAAGAGACCACTACAGGAAGATGAGGCATGGTTGTTTACCGGGTTTAAAGAGATGTTAACCAAGCTTCAG GAGTTATTAACTGTTATAAAGCAGAAGCTGGATAAAGAGCATGTAAATATGACAGAGAAATGTGATACGACATTGCTCCACACAATGCTAACAAAATTGAAGGATCTAAGTAAGTTCACCATCTCTTGCATTATTGGTGGGGTAGAGAGCCCACATGCTCTATGTGATTTGGGTTCGAGTATCAATTTAACACCTCTGAATAAGGCGAATGAATTAAATTTGGGAGCGATCATGCCTAGTGATGTAACTCTCACTTTAGCTGATTTATTTGTTAATCACCCTCATGGTGTTCTACAAGATGTTTTACTATATGTCGATGGTTTAGTTTTTCCTGCAAATTTTGTGGTGGTAGATATGAAAGGAGACACATGGGGCTCAGTTATTCTCAGATGCCCATTTTTGGAGATATGA